From Streptomyces sp. GSL17-111, one genomic window encodes:
- a CDS encoding DUF899 family protein — translation METLVNDRTPSPALPPVVDRRTYQEAREALLPREKAHTREGDAIAAALRRLPMVEVDATIEVVGPDGPITILDVFEGRKQLIAYYHAWWPGRRAAEQCEGCTFFNSQVRELSYIHSRDATYATLCKGPYEHSVRYRNFLGLDMPWYSVEKTAPRLLEGRDWQRHHLVCYVRDGNRVFETYYTGGRGVEVMAPTHGLLDMTVYGRQEAWEDSPDGWPQPWYSEENPEEWRTNGRPIAQWSGIEAGRSDELT, via the coding sequence ATGGAGACGCTCGTGAACGACCGAACACCGAGTCCGGCGCTCCCGCCTGTGGTGGACAGGAGGACCTACCAGGAGGCTCGGGAAGCGTTGCTCCCACGGGAGAAGGCGCACACCCGTGAAGGAGACGCGATCGCTGCGGCGCTGCGGCGCCTGCCGATGGTGGAGGTCGACGCCACCATCGAGGTCGTCGGCCCTGACGGGCCGATCACGATCCTCGACGTCTTCGAAGGCCGCAAGCAGCTCATCGCCTACTACCACGCCTGGTGGCCCGGACGACGCGCCGCCGAGCAGTGCGAAGGTTGCACGTTCTTCAACAGCCAGGTTCGCGAACTCTCCTACATCCACTCCCGAGACGCCACGTACGCCACGCTCTGCAAGGGCCCCTACGAACACAGCGTCCGCTACCGGAACTTCCTGGGCCTCGACATGCCGTGGTATTCGGTGGAGAAGACGGCACCGCGGCTCCTGGAAGGCCGGGACTGGCAGCGTCACCACCTCGTCTGCTACGTCCGTGACGGGAACCGGGTGTTCGAGACGTACTACACCGGCGGCCGAGGCGTCGAAGTCATGGCGCCCACCCACGGACTGTTGGACATGACCGTCTACGGACGCCAGGAGGCCTGGGAGGACTCCCCCGACGGCTGGCCGCAACCGTGGTACTCCGAGGAGAACCCCGAGGAATGGCGTACGAACGGGCGCCCCATCGCGCAGTGGTCCGGCATCGAAGCCGGGAGATCCGACGAGCTGACCTGA